One uncultured Caproiciproducens sp. DNA segment encodes these proteins:
- a CDS encoding manganese efflux pump MntP family protein — translation MDYISLTGIALGLAMDAFAVSITNGATIQKVTPKFAFKLSFSFGLFQAFMPMLGWTIGKVGESFINTVDHWVALILLSYLGIRMIVESTKKTEDKRQNQKQIDISFKTLIALSVATSIDALATGIILPSAVGAKTVTLMFLSVGIIGVITFVLSIIGVYVGKKFGKLLSSKAELFGGVVLTGIGIKIFIDHMFFI, via the coding sequence ATGGATTATATCTCGCTGACCGGCATAGCGTTGGGCCTTGCAATGGACGCATTTGCAGTAAGCATTACAAATGGAGCAACTATACAAAAAGTGACACCGAAGTTCGCATTCAAATTGTCGTTCAGTTTTGGTCTTTTTCAAGCATTTATGCCTATGCTGGGCTGGACAATCGGAAAAGTGGGAGAAAGCTTTATCAACACCGTGGATCACTGGGTTGCTTTGATCCTCCTTTCCTATCTTGGGATTAGAATGATCGTTGAATCTACTAAGAAAACAGAAGATAAAAGACAAAATCAAAAACAAATCGATATCAGTTTTAAGACGCTGATCGCGCTCTCAGTAGCAACAAGCATTGACGCGTTAGCTACAGGAATTATTTTACCCTCCGCAGTCGGTGCGAAAACAGTAACATTGATGTTTTTATCCGTCGGAATCATTGGTGTTATAACTTTTGTCCTTAGTATAATAGGTGTTTATGTCGGAAAAAAATTTGGAAAGCTGCTTTCGTCAAAGGCGGAATTGTTCGGCGGTGTCGTTCTAACGGGAATTGGGATAAAAATTTTTATTGACCACATGTTTTTTATATGA
- the hisH gene encoding imidazole glycerol phosphate synthase subunit HisH, producing MIAVIDYGAGNLQSVVKAFHFIGCDILVTADKDELKNASAAVLPGVGAFGYAMNCLKNSDFVNPVLDFIESGKPFLGICLGLQLLFEGSEETPGVSGLGVLKGNIIKIPEETGLKIPHSGWNSLDIKENNGLYKNLEPNPYVYFVHSYYLKAENPDVVSSTTNYGVRIDASVQRNNLFATQFHPEKSGKTGLQMLKNFISFVD from the coding sequence ATGATTGCTGTGATTGATTACGGTGCCGGAAACCTGCAAAGCGTTGTAAAGGCATTCCATTTTATAGGTTGTGATATACTCGTCACGGCAGATAAAGATGAACTGAAAAATGCTTCCGCCGCAGTACTGCCCGGTGTCGGTGCGTTTGGCTACGCAATGAACTGCTTAAAAAACTCTGATTTTGTAAATCCTGTACTCGATTTTATTGAAAGCGGCAAACCTTTTTTAGGAATTTGTCTTGGGCTGCAGCTCCTTTTTGAAGGAAGTGAAGAAACCCCCGGCGTAAGCGGGCTTGGCGTTTTAAAAGGAAATATTATAAAAATCCCGGAAGAAACAGGTCTGAAGATACCGCATAGCGGATGGAATTCGCTTGATATAAAAGAAAACAATGGCTTATATAAAAATTTAGAACCAAATCCATATGTCTATTTTGTTCATTCTTATTATCTGAAAGCAGAAAATCCGGATGTCGTTTCTTCAACAACAAACTATGGTGTCAGGATTGACGCTTCTGTTCAGCGGAATAATCTTTTTGCGACACAATTTCATCCTGAAAAAAGCGGAAAAACCGGTTTACAGATGCTGAAAAATTTTATTTCCTTTGTTGATTAA
- the hisF gene encoding imidazole glycerol phosphate synthase subunit HisF, translating to MYAKRIIPCLDVNDGRVVKGTTFINLRDAGDPVEAAIEYDKQGADELVLLDITASSQKRDIILNIVSKVAGQIFIPFTVGGGIRTVEDFTALLRAGADKVSVNSAALNHPAIISEAAEKFGSQCVVCAIDAKRRATGGWTVYMNGGRIDTGKDAVEWAKEAVRLGAGEILLTSMDCDGVKSGYDLELTAAISQSVNVPVIASGGAGNMEHFYDAFTEGKADAVLAASLFHFGEITIPDLKAYLTGKGIPVRQ from the coding sequence ATGTATGCAAAACGAATTATTCCCTGTCTCGATGTCAACGACGGCCGAGTCGTAAAGGGAACCACCTTTATAAATTTGCGTGATGCTGGTGATCCGGTTGAAGCCGCAATCGAGTATGATAAGCAGGGTGCGGACGAGCTTGTGCTGCTGGATATTACCGCGTCATCCCAGAAAAGGGATATTATTCTGAACATTGTAAGTAAAGTTGCCGGTCAAATTTTTATTCCTTTTACAGTCGGAGGTGGGATAAGAACAGTCGAAGACTTTACAGCTCTTTTGAGAGCGGGAGCAGACAAGGTTTCTGTAAATTCCGCTGCGCTGAATCATCCTGCCATTATCAGTGAAGCTGCTGAAAAATTCGGAAGCCAGTGTGTCGTATGTGCAATTGACGCAAAGCGCAGGGCAACTGGCGGCTGGACGGTTTATATGAACGGCGGCCGTATTGATACTGGAAAAGATGCTGTCGAATGGGCAAAGGAAGCGGTTCGGCTCGGCGCGGGCGAAATCCTTCTTACCAGCATGGACTGTGACGGTGTTAAAAGCGGTTATGATCTTGAACTAACTGCGGCGATCTCACAAAGTGTCAATGTTCCGGTGATTGCTTCGGGGGGTGCCGGAAATATGGAACATTTCTATGATGCCTTTACCGAAGGAAAAGCGGACGCGGTTCTTGCGGCGTCACTCTTCCATTTCGGCGAAATTACGATTCCTGATTTGAAAGCATATCTTACTGGAAAAGGAATTCCTGTCAGACAATGA
- a CDS encoding D-alanyl-D-alanine carboxypeptidase family protein encodes MKFKKLSACFLVISMLVSVLPVKAAALADTEVKAPSAVLMESQTGKVLYEKDSHEKRPCASITKVMTLLLVMEALDTGKIKLTDTVSTSEHAASMGGSDIWLKPGEIMTVDDMLKATVIASANDAAVALAEYVSGSEDEFLQQMNQKAKILGMKDTVFKNCNGLDEDGHVTSAYDVALMSRELIKHTKIFDYSKTWMENIRDGKTQLVNTNKLLKSYKGITGLKTGTTGKAGSCITATAERDNVKLIAVVLGAANTKDRFSAASVLLDNGFANWSVTIPAIPQDALKPVPVSNGMTDTVETTAETDGSILVPKGKANEVKYSVAFNQDITAPVKKGQIVGKITCKLGNEVVKEYNISTKNAVAQITFASAFRLLAKYLLKML; translated from the coding sequence ATGAAGTTCAAAAAATTGTCGGCATGCTTCCTTGTGATTTCAATGCTTGTTTCAGTTTTGCCGGTGAAAGCGGCTGCACTGGCCGACACGGAGGTGAAAGCTCCGTCAGCCGTACTGATGGAATCGCAAACCGGAAAGGTACTCTACGAAAAGGATTCACATGAAAAGCGCCCGTGCGCGTCCATTACAAAGGTTATGACATTGCTTCTTGTCATGGAGGCGCTTGACACGGGTAAGATTAAACTCACCGATACGGTATCCACAAGCGAGCACGCAGCGTCAATGGGCGGGTCCGACATATGGCTGAAGCCCGGGGAAATCATGACGGTGGACGACATGCTGAAAGCTACGGTAATAGCCAGTGCGAATGACGCGGCGGTGGCACTTGCCGAGTATGTTTCTGGCAGTGAGGATGAATTTTTGCAGCAAATGAATCAAAAAGCAAAAATTCTGGGCATGAAGGATACTGTTTTTAAAAACTGCAACGGCCTTGATGAAGACGGGCATGTTACTTCCGCGTATGATGTTGCGCTGATGTCCCGTGAACTGATCAAACATACAAAAATATTTGATTATTCGAAAACGTGGATGGAAAATATCCGCGATGGAAAAACGCAGCTTGTCAATACAAACAAACTTCTCAAGAGCTACAAGGGGATAACCGGCCTGAAAACCGGTACGACCGGAAAAGCAGGGAGTTGTATTACTGCGACCGCAGAGCGTGACAATGTGAAGCTGATTGCGGTGGTATTGGGTGCTGCCAACACGAAAGATCGTTTTTCAGCTGCATCCGTTTTGCTTGACAACGGCTTTGCAAACTGGTCGGTAACCATTCCTGCAATCCCACAGGATGCATTAAAACCAGTTCCCGTTTCAAACGGTATGACCGACACGGTTGAAACGACCGCCGAAACAGACGGCAGTATTCTGGTGCCAAAAGGAAAAGCGAATGAAGTAAAGTATAGTGTCGCTTTCAATCAGGATATTACAGCACCGGTGAAAAAAGGACAGATTGTAGGCAAAATCACCTGCAAACTTGGAAATGAAGTTGTTAAGGAATACAATATCTCTACCAAAAATGCCGTTGCCCAGATTACATTTGCATCCGCTTTTAGGCTGTTGGCAAAATATCTTCTTAAAATGCTTTGA